From the genome of Rhizobium sp. NXC24, one region includes:
- a CDS encoding DsbA family protein has protein sequence MTKIIDYVFSIGSPWSYIGLEPFLDLAEKTGAEIRPYLTIVLEENGGIFSRNRPEPRRQYWQRDLKRWAGFRGKKLLLENRPPLADPAPAAFMVIAAYLDGKPWLELTKALQEAFWGRGEDIGNPAVRKAIATAAGFDGDALAKREQDADVQGKWTADREFAIKNGVFGFPSFLYDGELYWGQDNLHFLESHLNGIKP, from the coding sequence GTGACCAAGATCATAGATTACGTTTTTTCCATCGGCTCGCCCTGGTCCTATATCGGCCTGGAGCCGTTTCTCGATCTCGCCGAAAAGACAGGCGCGGAAATCCGGCCTTATCTCACCATCGTCCTCGAGGAGAACGGCGGCATTTTTTCACGCAATCGGCCGGAGCCTCGCCGGCAATATTGGCAACGGGATCTCAAGCGTTGGGCCGGCTTTCGCGGTAAGAAACTGCTTCTGGAAAATCGCCCGCCGCTCGCCGATCCGGCGCCTGCCGCCTTCATGGTCATCGCCGCCTATCTCGACGGCAAGCCCTGGCTCGAACTGACGAAAGCCCTACAGGAAGCCTTCTGGGGTCGTGGCGAAGATATCGGCAATCCCGCGGTACGCAAGGCGATCGCCACCGCCGCAGGTTTCGACGGCGATGCGCTCGCAAAGCGGGAACAGGATGCGGACGTACAGGGCAAGTGGACGGCGGACCGTGAGTTTGCCATCAAGAATGGCGTCTTCGGCTTTCCATCATTCCTCTATGACGGCGAGCTTTACTGGGGCCAGGACAATCTGCACTTCCTCGAAAGTCATCTCAACGGCATCAAGCCGTAA
- a CDS encoding GNAT family N-acetyltransferase — MALSGIALLSDHHRLDGFTCGKPALDDWLANFARSNQTRGFTRVLVVADDDVVVGYYGLAPSVIEPNATPRKIRTGRPPDPIPCLLIGQLAVDRRYAGRGIGWALVKEALARCVAGADIVAGRAVVVRAIDTEAETFWQSWGFIPARDNPSILMRSIDDIRHWLAECA; from the coding sequence ATGGCGCTTTCCGGCATCGCGCTTCTATCCGACCATCACCGGTTGGATGGTTTTACCTGTGGGAAACCTGCGCTGGATGATTGGTTGGCAAATTTTGCGCGATCCAATCAGACACGCGGATTCACCCGAGTCCTCGTCGTGGCTGATGACGATGTCGTCGTTGGTTATTACGGCCTTGCTCCCTCCGTCATTGAGCCCAATGCCACCCCACGCAAGATTCGCACGGGCCGTCCGCCTGATCCCATCCCCTGCTTATTGATCGGTCAGCTCGCCGTTGACCGCCGCTACGCCGGCCGTGGCATCGGCTGGGCTCTGGTGAAGGAGGCGCTGGCGCGCTGCGTCGCTGGCGCGGATATCGTTGCAGGTCGGGCTGTGGTGGTTCGTGCTATAGACACGGAGGCGGAGACATTCTGGCAGAGTTGGGGTTTTATTCCGGCCCGTGATAATCCGTCGATCCTGATGCGTTCAATAGACGATATCAGACACTGGCTTGCCGAATGTGCTTGA
- a CDS encoding DUF1778 domain-containing protein, whose amino-acid sequence MMATPAQKKETPVSMRLRNDDLAIIDRGAELLGLSRTEFMRRAAVHEAQTAILNETVIRLSPGAFDDFLQVIGATPAAPSAKVRERLQRKAPWEQ is encoded by the coding sequence ATGATGGCAACCCCTGCGCAGAAAAAAGAGACGCCCGTATCGATGCGGTTGCGCAATGACGATCTGGCCATCATCGACCGCGGCGCGGAACTGCTCGGCCTGTCACGTACGGAGTTCATGCGCCGCGCCGCAGTTCATGAGGCGCAAACCGCGATCTTGAACGAGACGGTCATTCGTCTTTCGCCAGGAGCTTTCGATGATTTCCTGCAGGTCATCGGCGCAACACCGGCAGCTCCGTCGGCAAAGGTGAGGGAGCGGTTGCAACGCAAGGCGCCGTGGGAACAATAG
- a CDS encoding NAD(P)/FAD-dependent oxidoreductase yields the protein MSNPWSGGQTIDVAIIGGGAAGVAAARRLQSLRPDVSVLILEAKDRVGGRAWTFRLSSLADEPVDLGCGWLHGARTNGWTEIARQLGLTVETTPAPWSEGGRTIGGAEARSAIGAFFARAEQRGDSGEDGSLDELLEPENRWNGCVEAIGTFLNGVELAAASIHDYVHYDPGPGPDWRVREGYGTLISAYAQPVPTMLSTVVQTIDHRGAEYILLQTDRGTLRARMVLVTVATNVIAKDQIKFDPPLPRKREAASRLPLGLANKLFLSVLSPDDLPIDTRLTGSLDQVRTGSYQIRPFGTALIEAYYGGSLARDLEASGEQTALAFAREELIRHFGSAFGRRIDAVAMSAWHGEPHIGGSYSYAEPGASGERIVLGETVDDRLFFAGEACSPTRFSTAHGALETGFTAAEAIAAALKRTA from the coding sequence TTGAGCAATCCTTGGTCCGGGGGCCAAACAATCGATGTCGCCATCATTGGCGGCGGTGCGGCCGGCGTCGCAGCGGCGCGGCGGCTGCAATCCCTCCGCCCCGACGTTTCGGTGTTGATTCTCGAGGCGAAGGACCGTGTCGGAGGCCGCGCCTGGACCTTTCGATTGTCATCGCTCGCGGATGAGCCCGTCGATCTCGGCTGCGGATGGCTCCACGGGGCGAGGACGAATGGATGGACCGAGATTGCCCGCCAGCTTGGGCTGACGGTGGAAACGACGCCGGCGCCCTGGAGCGAAGGCGGGCGGACGATCGGAGGGGCGGAAGCGAGATCCGCCATCGGCGCCTTTTTCGCGCGCGCGGAACAACGGGGGGATTCCGGTGAGGACGGATCGCTCGACGAACTGCTGGAACCCGAAAATCGCTGGAATGGCTGTGTTGAAGCAATCGGCACGTTTCTAAATGGCGTCGAGCTCGCGGCGGCCTCCATTCACGATTATGTCCACTATGATCCGGGCCCTGGCCCGGACTGGCGCGTGCGTGAGGGGTATGGGACGCTAATTTCGGCCTACGCGCAGCCGGTACCAACGATGCTGTCGACTGTGGTCCAAACCATCGATCATCGCGGCGCCGAATACATCCTTTTGCAGACGGATCGTGGCACGCTGCGTGCACGCATGGTCTTGGTCACGGTCGCGACAAATGTGATTGCGAAGGATCAGATCAAATTCGATCCGCCACTTCCGAGAAAGCGGGAAGCGGCCAGCCGATTACCGCTGGGGCTTGCCAACAAGCTGTTCCTGAGTGTTCTCTCGCCAGACGATCTGCCTATCGATACCAGACTGACGGGTTCCCTGGATCAGGTCCGAACGGGTTCCTACCAGATACGCCCCTTCGGCACCGCCTTGATCGAGGCCTATTATGGCGGTTCACTGGCGCGGGATCTGGAAGCCTCTGGGGAGCAGACGGCGCTCGCATTCGCCAGAGAAGAGCTGATCCGGCATTTCGGAAGCGCCTTCGGCCGTCGGATTGATGCTGTGGCAATGTCGGCCTGGCATGGCGAGCCACATATTGGCGGATCCTATTCCTATGCCGAACCGGGCGCTTCCGGCGAACGTATCGTGCTCGGCGAAACCGTTGACGACAGGCTCTTCTTTGCCGGCGAAGCCTGCTCTCCGACACGCTTTTCAACGGCACACGGCGCTCTCGAAACCGGCTTTACCGCCGCCGAAGCGATCGCTGCGGCTTTGAAGCGAACCGCTTGA